A single region of the Lactobacillus isalae genome encodes:
- the tadA gene encoding tRNA adenosine(34) deaminase TadA, which produces MFKKSDKEKYMELAFAQAKKAEDQGEVPIGAIVVDKDGNVIGEGYNRRELDEDATQHAEMIAIREACKNLGSWRLVDCSLFITLEPCPMCSGAIINSRLAEVYYGAFDPKAGAAGSVINLFEVEKFNHHPKVFGGLFKDQAAQMLKDFFREIRRKQKQDK; this is translated from the coding sequence ATGTTTAAAAAAAGTGATAAAGAAAAATATATGGAGTTAGCTTTTGCACAGGCAAAAAAAGCTGAAGATCAGGGAGAAGTACCTATTGGTGCAATTGTTGTGGACAAAGATGGAAATGTAATTGGTGAGGGATACAATAGACGCGAGCTTGATGAAGATGCCACCCAGCATGCAGAAATGATTGCGATTAGAGAGGCTTGTAAAAATTTAGGTTCCTGGCGCTTGGTAGATTGTAGTTTATTTATTACGCTTGAGCCATGTCCGATGTGCAGCGGTGCAATTATTAATTCAAGGCTTGCGGAAGTTTACTATGGTGCTTTCGATCCTAAGGCGGGAGCTGCTGGAAGTGTAATTAATTTATTTGAAGTAGAAAAATTTAATCATCATCCTAAAGTTTTTGGCGGCTTATTTAAGGATCAAGCGGCACAAATGTTAAAAGATTTTTTCCGAGAAATTAGACGTAAACAAAAGCAAGATAAATAG
- the dnaX gene encoding DNA polymerase III subunit gamma/tau has translation MAYQALYRKWRPRTFDGVVGQTAITDTLKNAIKRGKISHAFLFAGPRGTGKTSCAKIFAKALNCTNLQDGEPCNECENCLAADQGTMNDIIEIDAASNNGVDEIRDIRDKVKYAPTQGKYKVYIIDEVHMLSMGAFNALLKTLEEPPEHVVFILATTELQKVPATIISRTQRYNFKRIDQHDLIARMTYILGQEKIDFEEKALEVIAQVADGGMRDSLSILDQILSYDQDKVKYEDALRITGYAAQEKIEQVLLNLLNGETSAALEIVHGLLKDGASTKNILDELISLTVKGMLAIKSSKEETFLTENYASELAKIPEEKFYNLVQAANTALNDLRYTNQQQIPLDVFVVQVTQGTTQNETVKPSADVSSDVVQKLKTEIDNLSGQIAELRNRPVPATNRISSDFSGTIKTETSPRPKRTNQENKTEQKPKRRKASANNQAAQENNRRQVYHVLENATKQDLNIVKDIWPDLLSTLKVSQRAVMEVLDPVAASHEQIVLKCKYELWFERANQDGDLISQLETEIAKLTKHNYSIVLVADSSWLKVRHDFVASHKEELLAKKFQRLEKSEQETNENQIDPEAKKQVIDKAKELFGDLARVKD, from the coding sequence ATGGCTTATCAAGCGCTATATCGTAAGTGGCGTCCTAGGACTTTTGATGGAGTTGTAGGGCAGACAGCGATTACTGATACATTAAAAAATGCAATCAAGCGTGGCAAGATATCACATGCTTTTCTATTCGCAGGACCACGTGGTACTGGTAAAACATCATGTGCTAAAATTTTTGCCAAGGCCTTAAATTGTACTAATCTGCAAGACGGAGAACCATGTAATGAGTGTGAAAACTGTCTTGCAGCAGATCAAGGAACAATGAATGATATTATCGAAATCGATGCCGCATCCAACAATGGTGTTGATGAAATTCGAGATATCAGAGATAAAGTAAAATACGCCCCAACACAGGGTAAATATAAAGTCTACATCATCGATGAGGTTCATATGCTTTCAATGGGAGCATTTAATGCCTTACTTAAGACGTTGGAGGAGCCGCCAGAGCATGTGGTATTTATCTTAGCTACAACAGAGCTTCAAAAGGTTCCAGCAACTATTATTTCTAGAACCCAGCGCTACAACTTCAAGCGGATTGATCAACATGATTTAATTGCTCGCATGACTTACATTCTTGGTCAAGAAAAGATTGACTTTGAAGAAAAAGCTCTTGAAGTAATTGCGCAAGTAGCTGATGGTGGAATGCGTGACAGTTTAAGTATCTTGGACCAGATCTTGTCTTATGATCAAGATAAGGTTAAGTACGAAGATGCTTTAAGAATAACTGGTTATGCGGCTCAAGAAAAAATTGAACAAGTGTTATTAAATTTACTTAATGGTGAAACTTCAGCAGCTCTTGAAATAGTTCATGGTCTCCTAAAAGACGGCGCATCAACTAAAAATATTTTAGACGAGTTGATTAGTTTAACTGTTAAAGGGATGCTGGCAATTAAGAGTAGTAAGGAAGAAACTTTTTTAACTGAGAATTATGCCTCTGAATTGGCTAAAATTCCAGAAGAAAAGTTTTATAATTTAGTTCAAGCAGCCAATACTGCTTTAAATGACTTACGCTATACCAATCAACAACAAATTCCACTTGATGTATTTGTAGTTCAGGTAACGCAAGGTACGACTCAAAATGAAACAGTAAAACCTAGTGCTGACGTTTCATCAGATGTCGTTCAAAAATTAAAAACTGAAATTGATAATTTAAGTGGGCAGATTGCCGAATTAAGAAATAGACCGGTTCCAGCAACTAATAGAATTAGCTCAGACTTTTCTGGAACCATTAAAACTGAGACTAGTCCTCGTCCAAAAAGGACTAATCAAGAAAATAAAACTGAACAAAAACCTAAACGTAGAAAGGCTAGTGCTAATAACCAAGCAGCCCAAGAAAATAATCGCCGTCAAGTTTATCATGTACTTGAAAATGCAACTAAACAGGACTTAAATATAGTCAAAGATATTTGGCCAGACTTATTGTCTACCTTGAAAGTATCTCAAAGAGCCGTAATGGAAGTTTTAGATCCTGTGGCTGCAAGTCATGAGCAAATTGTTTTAAAATGTAAATATGAATTATGGTTTGAGCGAGCAAATCAAGATGGAGATCTAATTTCTCAGCTTGAAACTGAAATTGCTAAGTTGACAAAGCATAATTATAGTATTGTTTTAGTTGCAGATTCTTCATGGTTGAAAGTACGGCATGATTTTGTGGCAAGTCATAAGGAAGAGTTACTTGCTAAAAAATTTCAAAGACTAGAAAAATCTGAACAAGAAACAAATGAGAATCAAATAGATCCAGAAGCAAAAAAGCAAGTTATTGATAAGGCAAAAGAACTTTTTGGCGATCTGGCACGAGTTAAAGATTAA
- a CDS encoding YbaB/EbfC family nucleoid-associated protein, translating to MSRRPNFGGMGMGNMQGLIKQAKKMQQQMEAEQASLATQEFIGKSADDMVVATFSGDRQLKDLKIDKEAIDPDDPDMLQDLVIDAVNKGIKAVDDATQASMGKYTKGLM from the coding sequence ATGAGTAGAAGACCTAATTTTGGTGGTATGGGCATGGGCAACATGCAAGGATTAATTAAACAAGCTAAAAAAATGCAACAACAAATGGAAGCTGAACAAGCAAGTTTAGCTACTCAAGAATTCATTGGCAAGTCTGCTGATGATATGGTTGTAGCAACTTTTAGTGGCGACCGTCAATTAAAAGACTTAAAGATTGATAAGGAAGCAATCGATCCAGATGATCCAGATATGCTTCAAGATTTAGTTATTGATGCTGTTAACAAGGGAATTAAGGCAGTTGATGATGCTACACAAGCATCAATGGGAAAATATACTAAAGGTTTGATGTAA
- the recR gene encoding recombination mediator RecR — protein MQYPLPIARLIDNYMKLPGIGEKTATRLAFYTMDMPEDDVEDFSKSLKQVKENLHSCSICGNITESDPCEICRDTNRDRSTIMVVEQPKDVMAFEEMGEYNGLYHVLHGVLSPMDGVGPEEINIKSLITRLQKQDDVKEIILALNSSPEGEATAMYLAKLIKPAGLKVTRLAAGLAVGSDIEYANSITLKRAVQGRTDL, from the coding sequence ATGCAATATCCATTACCAATTGCACGTTTAATTGATAATTATATGAAGTTGCCTGGTATTGGTGAAAAAACAGCAACGCGGTTAGCTTTTTACACAATGGATATGCCTGAAGATGATGTGGAAGACTTTTCTAAATCATTAAAACAGGTGAAAGAAAATCTTCATTCTTGTTCTATTTGTGGAAATATCACAGAGAGTGATCCATGTGAAATTTGCCGAGATACAAACCGCGATCGCTCAACAATTATGGTTGTAGAGCAGCCAAAAGATGTAATGGCCTTTGAAGAAATGGGCGAATATAATGGCTTATACCATGTCTTACATGGAGTCTTATCTCCAATGGATGGTGTTGGCCCAGAAGAAATTAATATTAAGAGCCTAATTACTAGATTGCAAAAGCAAGATGACGTAAAAGAAATTATCTTAGCCTTGAATTCTAGTCCAGAAGGTGAAGCTACAGCTATGTATTTAGCTAAGTTAATTAAACCAGCTGGCTTAAAGGTAACGCGTCTTGCTGCAGGACTAGCTGTAGGTAGCGATATTGAATATGCAAACTCAATTACTTTGAAGCGTGCTGTTCAAGGGAGAACAGATCTATGA
- a CDS encoding YaaL family protein codes for MIGKRNKVKKAGDERLLKIVAQLQRQLAEQKVFDQTTIDYSFDNRVLNKILHAKFIFLYEEARRRNTKSSTSSSVITR; via the coding sequence ATGATTGGAAAACGTAATAAAGTAAAAAAAGCAGGCGATGAGCGACTATTAAAAATTGTGGCTCAACTACAAAGACAGCTTGCTGAACAAAAAGTTTTTGATCAGACAACAATTGATTATTCATTTGATAATCGTGTTTTGAATAAAATTCTTCATGCAAAATTTATTTTTTTATATGAAGAAGCAAGAAGAAGAAACACTAAATCTAGTACCTCATCAAGCGTGATTACTAGATAA
- the tmk gene encoding dTMP kinase, whose protein sequence is MKGYLITFEGPDGAGKTTVINELIKKLPKTVQEKTIITREPGGSKISENIRTIILDPENKEMDDRTEALLYAAQRSQHVSEVIRPALAAGKIVLSDRFIDSSLAYQGVGRDLGVEAVKQINNFGTGGLEPDLTIFLDLDPAVGLARIEKERAGQEDRLEQEKLAFHQKVYAGYSELLKLYPDRIKKVDANLPIEDVAANSVKIIRKQLPDIFM, encoded by the coding sequence ATGAAAGGATATTTAATTACATTCGAAGGCCCAGATGGGGCAGGAAAAACCACAGTCATTAACGAGCTTATCAAAAAATTGCCTAAAACAGTCCAAGAGAAAACAATTATTACGCGTGAACCTGGTGGATCTAAAATTTCTGAAAATATTAGAACAATCATTTTAGATCCAGAAAATAAAGAAATGGACGACAGAACTGAGGCACTTTTGTATGCAGCTCAAAGAAGTCAACACGTTAGTGAAGTTATTCGTCCTGCTTTAGCAGCAGGAAAGATTGTTTTATCAGATCGTTTTATCGATAGTTCTTTAGCCTACCAAGGCGTAGGACGTGATTTAGGCGTTGAGGCTGTGAAGCAAATTAATAATTTTGGAACTGGTGGTCTCGAGCCTGATTTAACAATCTTTTTAGATTTAGATCCAGCAGTAGGTTTAGCTAGAATTGAAAAGGAACGTGCAGGACAAGAAGACCGCCTTGAACAAGAAAAATTAGCCTTCCATCAAAAAGTTTATGCAGGATATTCCGAGCTCTTAAAGCTATATCCTGATAGAATTAAGAAGGTAGATGCTAATTTGCCAATCGAGGATGTTGCAGCTAATAGTGTTAAAATAATAAGAAAACAATTACCTGATATTTTTATGTAA
- a CDS encoding cyclic-di-AMP receptor yields the protein MKLVLAIVQDKDADALAKEFIQNNVRATKLATSGGFLKAGNTTFIVGIEDDRVNEVLEIIKKSSHTREQYVSNMNMDAAGTSMLGKPVQVTVGGATVFVLPVEEFKHF from the coding sequence ATGAAACTTGTTTTAGCAATTGTTCAGGATAAGGACGCGGACGCACTAGCAAAGGAATTTATTCAAAATAATGTGCGCGCAACTAAACTAGCTACAAGCGGTGGCTTTTTAAAGGCAGGCAATACAACTTTTATTGTTGGTATTGAAGATGACCGAGTAAATGAAGTATTAGAAATTATTAAGAAGAGTTCGCACACAAGAGAGCAATATGTTTCTAATATGAATATGGATGCAGCGGGCACTTCCATGCTTGGTAAGCCTGTCCAAGTTACTGTAGGCGGAGCAACAGTCTTTGTATTACCAGTTGAGGAATTTAAGCACTTTTAA
- a CDS encoding DNA polymerase III subunit delta produces MIDLKNIGQKQADLLRDAYVNKKVAHSYLFVDPMQKKGLNTAYWLACLFNCTGENKPDGICNNCQRILDGNHPDVFLVKLEGKQTLSIDQIRPLKEELAKSPVEGNRRFFIIENAEKLTLAASNALLNLLEEPVAPVVTILITNNENQILPTVKSRTQILNFSDEKIDSKRAQLLEYGLTDEEIDDLGDTNKLEEESKYLFQELLEHNDLALVRVSQISSLATKPASQKFIFYQLKTLAMKSLTSGEKLRESAFLLELLMTADKMRASNVSFHNTLDYLVLSFER; encoded by the coding sequence ATGATTGATTTGAAAAATATAGGCCAAAAGCAGGCTGATCTTTTAAGGGATGCATATGTGAATAAAAAAGTTGCCCATAGTTATTTGTTTGTTGATCCAATGCAAAAAAAGGGACTTAATACAGCTTATTGGCTGGCTTGTCTTTTTAATTGTACGGGAGAAAATAAACCTGATGGGATTTGCAACAATTGTCAGCGAATTTTAGATGGAAATCATCCTGATGTTTTTTTGGTGAAACTAGAAGGAAAACAGACACTTTCTATCGATCAAATTCGTCCTTTAAAAGAAGAGCTGGCAAAGAGTCCGGTAGAAGGAAATCGTAGATTTTTTATCATTGAAAATGCTGAAAAATTAACTTTAGCTGCAAGTAATGCCTTGCTTAACTTATTGGAAGAGCCAGTAGCGCCAGTAGTTACGATTTTAATAACTAATAATGAAAATCAGATTTTACCAACGGTTAAGTCGAGAACTCAGATTCTTAATTTTTCTGATGAAAAAATTGATAGTAAAAGAGCACAGTTACTTGAATATGGCTTAACTGATGAAGAAATTGATGACCTTGGCGATACAAATAAGCTTGAGGAAGAAAGCAAGTATTTATTTCAAGAATTATTAGAACATAATGATTTGGCCCTGGTTCGCGTAAGCCAGATTAGCAGTCTTGCTACGAAGCCAGCAAGCCAAAAATTTATTTTTTATCAACTTAAGACTTTAGCCATGAAGAGTCTAACTAGTGGTGAAAAGTTAAGGGAAAGTGCATTTTTATTGGAGTTATTGATGACTGCTGATAAGATGCGAGCTAGTAATGTTAGTTTCCACAATACGTTAGATTATTTAGTATTGAGTTTTGAACGGTAG
- the yabA gene encoding DNA replication initiation control protein YabA has protein sequence MDPFSQFSQLQQNLQAMTKTVAGLENDMLEVLKENTELKVENQLLREKISKLDVNKEPAENKSQAGLKSLRNIYDSGYHICNMYYGSHRESGEDCMFCLDILDNFVNHGQKK, from the coding sequence GTGGATCCATTTTCACAATTTTCACAATTACAGCAAAATCTTCAGGCAATGACAAAAACTGTTGCCGGTCTGGAAAATGACATGCTTGAAGTATTAAAAGAAAATACAGAATTGAAGGTTGAAAATCAGCTATTAAGAGAAAAGATTAGCAAATTAGATGTAAATAAAGAACCAGCTGAAAATAAGTCTCAAGCTGGCTTGAAGTCACTAAGAAACATTTATGATTCTGGCTACCATATTTGTAATATGTATTATGGTTCTCATCGTGAATCAGGCGAAGATTGTATGTTTTGCTTAGATATTCTGGATAATTTTGTAAATCACGGACAAAAGAAATAG
- the rsmI gene encoding 16S rRNA (cytidine(1402)-2'-O)-methyltransferase encodes MQAQSSFNEKDKGRLYLVPTPIGNLEDITLRAKRILTEADYIAAEDTRTSGILLEKIGVHNKMISFHKYNSKERAPELIKLLKEGNTIAEISDAGMPVISDPGYILVQECIKNDIPVVSLPGPSAFATALIASGFDAQPFTYYGFLPRKSSEQKKYFEMMNTARATSIFYEAPHRLKKTLKTLAEVIKPDRKIALARELTKIHEEYIRGSISEINEYFTENDPRGEFVVLVSPNEEEKKQLSWDELIEQVANRVEAGESKKDAIKLVAKANKVSKNELYDKYHQN; translated from the coding sequence ATGCAAGCGCAGAGTAGTTTTAATGAAAAAGACAAGGGACGCCTCTATCTTGTCCCTACTCCGATTGGTAATTTAGAAGACATTACTTTAAGGGCGAAAAGAATTTTGACCGAAGCTGATTATATTGCAGCTGAAGACACTAGAACTAGTGGAATCTTACTTGAAAAGATCGGTGTTCATAATAAGATGATTTCTTTTCACAAGTATAATTCAAAGGAACGCGCACCAGAATTAATTAAGTTGCTTAAGGAAGGAAATACAATCGCCGAAATTTCTGATGCAGGGATGCCGGTTATTTCAGATCCAGGCTATATCCTAGTTCAAGAATGTATCAAAAATGATATTCCAGTGGTTTCGCTTCCGGGTCCATCGGCTTTTGCAACAGCTTTAATTGCATCAGGTTTTGATGCTCAACCATTTACTTACTATGGCTTTTTACCACGTAAAAGCAGTGAGCAGAAGAAGTACTTTGAAATGATGAACACTGCGCGCGCTACTTCTATCTTTTATGAAGCACCACATCGTTTAAAGAAGACCTTGAAGACTTTGGCAGAAGTAATTAAGCCAGATCGAAAAATTGCCTTGGCTCGTGAATTAACTAAGATTCATGAAGAATATATCAGAGGATCAATCAGTGAAATTAATGAATACTTCACTGAAAACGATCCACGAGGTGAATTTGTGGTTTTAGTTTCTCCGAATGAAGAGGAAAAAAAGCAACTTTCTTGGGATGAACTAATCGAGCAAGTGGCTAACCGAGTTGAAGCAGGAGAAAGTAAAAAGGATGCCATTAAGTTAGTTGCTAAGGCTAATAAGGTATCCAAGAACGAACTCTATGATAAATATCATCAAAATTAA
- a CDS encoding acyl-[acyl-carrier-protein] thioesterase, with amino-acid sequence MEKIFKEEHQVTYGDCDETGRIQLPNLIEHFMKVSNDQLTEGGAGIHDLLKQNLGWVVVEYHLDIDRLPEAGEKITVTTNGSGYNRFFEYRDFDIIDSTNKKIVDVKSQWVILDLKNRKITEADDQMMQKFGNLYLKHMPRFKRLRPLKAYSSSKKYTVRYYDLDTNHHLTNSVYFDWMIDTLPREFLNSHTVKSIDISFKKEVQYGARALSELMLDRDTLTSYHLISNQGETSALAEIVWREN; translated from the coding sequence ATGGAAAAGATTTTTAAAGAAGAACATCAAGTTACTTACGGCGATTGTGATGAAACAGGAAGAATCCAGCTTCCTAACTTAATTGAACATTTTATGAAAGTTTCAAACGATCAATTAACAGAAGGCGGCGCTGGAATTCATGATTTATTGAAGCAAAACTTAGGTTGGGTGGTAGTTGAATATCACCTTGATATTGATCGTTTGCCTGAAGCTGGAGAAAAAATTACTGTTACCACAAATGGTAGTGGGTATAATCGCTTTTTTGAATATAGAGATTTTGATATAATAGATTCTACTAACAAAAAGATAGTAGATGTAAAAAGTCAGTGGGTAATTTTAGATTTAAAAAATCGCAAAATTACTGAAGCAGATGATCAAATGATGCAGAAATTTGGGAATCTATACTTGAAGCATATGCCGCGCTTTAAGAGATTGCGTCCCTTAAAAGCGTATAGCTCAAGTAAGAAATACACGGTTAGATATTATGATTTAGATACGAACCATCATTTAACTAATAGTGTTTACTTTGATTGGATGATTGATACCTTACCAAGAGAGTTCTTGAATTCTCACACTGTCAAAAGTATTGATATTTCATTTAAAAAAGAAGTACAATATGGAGCTCGAGCTTTATCTGAGCTTATGCTTGACCGAGATACATTGACTTCGTATCATTTGATTTCTAATCAAGGTGAAACTTCTGCTTTAGCTGAGATTGTTTGGAGAGAAAATTAG
- a CDS encoding folate family ECF transporter S component: protein MKTGIKKIDLQGLVTLALLVAMNVVLQKISFGPATVKVGLGFIGSVLLAYYFGPFWGGIGAVLSDLLKSAVFGVEGGFFPGFILSAIVGVVIYAIFLYQKPIKWWRIIAATLLVTVVVNVLMNTYWIHLLYGLDLRAAFLQRILKELIVPWIQIVILYVILNALQRVKIKR, encoded by the coding sequence ATGAAGACAGGAATAAAGAAAATAGATTTGCAGGGCTTAGTTACTCTGGCATTGCTAGTAGCAATGAATGTTGTGCTACAAAAAATATCGTTTGGTCCAGCTACAGTAAAAGTAGGATTGGGATTTATTGGAAGTGTATTATTAGCTTATTATTTTGGACCTTTCTGGGGCGGAATTGGTGCAGTACTAAGTGATTTATTAAAATCAGCTGTTTTTGGCGTTGAAGGTGGATTTTTCCCAGGATTTATTCTTTCAGCAATAGTAGGGGTTGTGATTTATGCGATCTTCTTATATCAAAAACCAATTAAATGGTGGCGCATTATTGCTGCAACTTTATTAGTGACAGTAGTTGTTAATGTATTAATGAATACATATTGGATTCATCTATTATATGGGTTAGATTTAAGAGCTGCATTTTTACAAAGAATATTGAAGGAATTAATTGTACCTTGGATTCAAATTGTCATCCTTTACGTAATTTTAAATGCTCTACAACGTGTTAAAATAAAAAGGTAA
- the tsaB gene encoding tRNA (adenosine(37)-N6)-threonylcarbamoyltransferase complex dimerization subunit type 1 TsaB, which translates to MKILSITTATNHLSVALNDGDKIFEKNEEDHRNHSEHLDPLINELLKENNLTLKDIDRFAVAEGPGSYTGLRIGITTAKMFASILNKDLVGVSTLAALANEVNDGVIVSELDARNKNFFAGVYRKVNGKLENLVPDGHYHIDDLINKVKELNLPDQVVFVGSPIDKYQDEIAELLGSDNFRQATGDNQIHAGEIGKLALNKEAIDPDKMVPKYLRRTQAEIDWHNKTGKAFGPDSDYVEEV; encoded by the coding sequence ATGAAGATATTAAGTATCACGACTGCAACCAATCATTTGAGCGTAGCGCTAAATGATGGAGATAAAATTTTTGAAAAAAATGAAGAGGATCATCGTAATCATAGTGAACATTTAGATCCTTTAATTAATGAATTACTAAAAGAAAATAATCTTACTTTAAAAGATATCGACCGTTTCGCAGTAGCAGAAGGTCCAGGTTCTTACACTGGTTTGAGAATTGGAATTACAACTGCTAAAATGTTTGCTTCTATTTTAAATAAAGATTTAGTCGGAGTATCTACTTTGGCTGCGTTAGCTAATGAGGTAAATGACGGAGTGATCGTAAGTGAATTAGATGCTCGTAATAAGAATTTCTTTGCTGGAGTTTATCGAAAAGTAAATGGCAAGCTAGAAAACTTGGTTCCAGATGGGCATTATCATATAGATGATTTAATTAACAAGGTTAAAGAGTTAAATTTACCTGATCAAGTTGTCTTTGTAGGAAGCCCCATTGATAAGTATCAGGATGAGATTGCTGAATTGTTAGGATCAGATAACTTTAGGCAAGCTACAGGCGATAATCAAATTCATGCTGGAGAAATTGGTAAGTTAGCACTTAATAAGGAAGCAATTGATCCTGATAAGATGGTGCCTAAGTACTTAAGACGTACCCAAGCAGAAATTGATTGGCATAATAAGACTGGAAAGGCATTTGGTCCAGATAGCGACTATGTTGAGGAAGTTTAG
- the rimI gene encoding ribosomal protein S18-alanine N-acetyltransferase encodes MLRKFSLFFHPEEIDLSFSPFALRLDNQTYQIMKASDENIADLLGLEQEVYFGRTPWSRFSFKSELKKHANSLYLVVYQRSTLVGFIGMRMQAQEGHITNIAVKPAFQRRGIGEFLLRTMIEIAQRNHAVQMTLEVRSDNYNAQSLYRKIGFRDNFIRKNYYLAEHADAVSMIKKIADKEQEEVN; translated from the coding sequence ATGTTGAGGAAGTTTAGTTTATTTTTCCATCCAGAAGAAATTGACTTGAGTTTTTCGCCTTTTGCTTTGAGACTTGATAATCAAACTTATCAGATTATGAAGGCAAGCGATGAAAATATTGCTGATTTGTTAGGCTTAGAGCAAGAGGTATATTTTGGTAGAACGCCATGGAGTCGATTTTCTTTTAAGAGCGAATTGAAAAAGCACGCCAATTCTTTGTACCTTGTAGTTTATCAGAGGTCAACCTTGGTAGGCTTCATTGGTATGAGAATGCAGGCACAAGAGGGGCATATTACTAATATTGCTGTTAAACCTGCTTTTCAAAGAAGAGGAATCGGCGAATTTTTGCTCAGGACGATGATTGAAATTGCTCAAAGAAATCATGCTGTTCAGATGACCCTAGAGGTACGAAGCGATAATTACAATGCGCAGAGCTTGTACCGTAAGATAGGATTTAGAGATAATTTTATTCGAAAGAATTATTATTTGGCTGAACATGCGGATGCCGTAAGCATGATTAAAAAGATAGCAGATAAAGAACAGGAAGAAGTAAATTGA
- the tsaD gene encoding tRNA (adenosine(37)-N6)-threonylcarbamoyltransferase complex transferase subunit TsaD translates to MTKKDIRILAFESSCDETSTAVIKNGREIESLIVATQIKSHQRFGGVVPEVASRHHIEVITQITKEALTEANATWDDIDAIAVTYGPGLVGALLIGVSAAKAASMATGIPLIGVDHIMGHIMAAQLKDEIEYPALALQVSGGHTEIVLMKDPIHFEIVGDTRDDAAGEAYDKIGRVLGVNYPAGKTIDEWAHKGKDTFHFPRAMMEDDDYDFSFSGLKSAFINTCHHADQIHEKLDKYDLAASFQASVVDVLSHKTIRAIKEYKPKTFILGGGVAANHGLRDRLAEEIEKLPADIKPKVILPDLKLCGDNAAMIGAAAYNLYEAGKFSDENLNADPSLELPYAESMLK, encoded by the coding sequence TTGACAAAAAAAGATATTCGAATTTTAGCATTTGAAAGCTCATGTGATGAAACTTCTACCGCCGTAATTAAAAATGGGCGTGAAATCGAAAGCTTAATTGTAGCTACTCAAATTAAAAGTCACCAACGTTTTGGTGGGGTAGTGCCGGAAGTTGCGAGTCGTCACCATATTGAAGTAATTACTCAAATTACTAAGGAAGCTTTGACTGAAGCAAACGCTACTTGGGATGATATTGATGCAATTGCAGTTACCTATGGACCAGGTTTAGTTGGGGCATTACTAATTGGTGTCAGTGCCGCAAAAGCAGCTTCAATGGCAACTGGGATTCCGTTAATTGGCGTTGATCACATTATGGGTCATATTATGGCAGCACAATTAAAGGATGAAATTGAATATCCAGCACTGGCCTTGCAAGTGTCTGGTGGTCATACTGAAATTGTCTTGATGAAAGATCCGATTCACTTTGAGATTGTGGGCGATACAAGAGACGATGCGGCTGGTGAAGCTTATGACAAGATTGGCCGTGTGCTTGGAGTTAATTATCCAGCTGGTAAGACAATTGATGAGTGGGCACATAAGGGGAAGGATACTTTCCACTTTCCACGTGCAATGATGGAAGATGATGATTATGATTTTTCATTCTCAGGATTGAAGAGTGCCTTTATTAACACTTGCCATCATGCAGATCAAATTCATGAAAAGCTTGATAAGTATGATTTAGCTGCAAGTTTTCAGGCTTCAGTTGTTGATGTGTTGAGCCACAAAACAATTAGAGCGATCAAAGAATATAAGCCGAAGACATTTATCTTAGGCGGCGGTGTCGCCGCGAACCACGGCTTACGTGATAGATTGGCAGAGGAAATTGAAAAGTTGCCTGCTGATATTAAGCCAAAGGTGATTTTACCGGACTTGAAGCTTTGCGGAGATAATGCGGCAATGATTGGTGCTGCTGCATATAACTTGTACGAGGCTGGTAAGTTTAGCGATGAGAATTTGAATGCAGATCCATCACTTGAGTTGCCATATGCAGAAAGCATGTTGAAATAG